A genomic region of Arachis hypogaea cultivar Tifrunner chromosome 5, arahy.Tifrunner.gnm2.J5K5, whole genome shotgun sequence contains the following coding sequences:
- the LOC112800471 gene encoding uncharacterized protein — MLNSTQRLLLLAILFLPFISDPFLFQNKCSVSGSPIQGRTFNRPDPLRHFKRYNGGFDVRNKHYLASAAFTGVHGYTFAGVWLLCGLAFTIFILANKFLRGGLSSPPCLHHYYLHVFLLLLFFTSLAIVASCLVLVVSQKTLRRTEKLKETVVGIGKDALETIGRVMKTTKQMQLLLIPYNPEICDRLNSTTQDLRSNSRVIRRFIDTTGQSFHKATHTSYVAHLIIVVVNLATLVGAFVWPLLLHSRPGFIIVISCFWILTSLCWFLTGFDFFLHTFADDACSAFEDFEQNPQNSSLGSMLPCVNASFSGKLITEIGYTIHSFIVELNSNMSVAYRLLGVVGEQSEEIMGVIKICDPFSAAPNYTYIPQSCSQGAIPIGETSKILAKFTCHKEKTREECRKEGRFITESSYNMAHAYSRSIQDLLDIYPDLQRLSNCTLVKNKVTEIVEHQCRPIRTSTTLLWSSMISLSIIMVILVLAWVAEAFLCWDKPLSIYSHI, encoded by the exons ATGCTCAACTCAACCCAGCGCCTCTTGCTTCTTGCAATATTGTTTTTGCCATTCATTTCTGATCCCTTCTTGTTCCAAAATAAATGCTCAGTGTCGGGGTCACCTATTCAAGGAAGAACCTTCAACAGACCCGATCCTTTAAGACACTTCAAACGCTACAATGGAGGTTTCGATGTTCGAAACAAACATTACCTCGCT TCTGCGGCATTTACAGGAGTCCATGGATACACATTTGCCGGAGTGTGGTTGTTATGTGGCCTAGCCTTCACCATTTTCATCTTAGCCAACAAGTTCCTAAGAGGTGGCTTAAGCTCACCACCATGTTTGCACCATTATTATCTCCACGTTTTCCTCCTGCTTCTATTCTTCACCTCTCTCGCCAT AGTTGCTTCCTGTTTGGTCCTCGTGGTGAGTCAGAAAACCCTTCGGAGGACAGAAAAGCTGAAAGAAACTGTGGTTGGCATAGGAAAAGATGCTCTAGAGACCATAGGCAGAGTGATGAAGACAACGAAACAAATGCAGCTCCTTTTGATTCCATACAATCCAGAGATTTGTGATAGATTGAATTCCACTACTCAAGATCTCCGAAGCAATTCGCGTGTCATCCGTCGTTTTATCGATACAACTGGCCAATCTTTTCACAAAGCCACTCATACTTC GTATGTAGCACATTTGATTATTGTGGTCGTCAACTTAGCCACTCTGGTTGGAGCGTTTG TTTGGCCGCTGTTGCTGCATTCGCGCCCAGGATTTATAAT CGTAATTTCCTGCTTTTGGATCTTGACAAGCCTGTGCTGGTTCTTGACGGGTTTTGATTTTTTCCTTCACAC TTTTGCTGATGATGCATGCTCTGCCTTTGAGGATTTCGAACAAAATCCACAGAACAGTAGCCTTGGCTCCATGTTGCCGTGCGTTAATGCGTCATTCTCCGGCAAATTGATTACTGAAATAGGATACACCATCCACAGTTTCATAGTTGAG TTGAATTCCAATATGTCAGTGGCTTATCGGCTGCTAGGAGTAGTAGGTGAACAAAGTGAAGAAATAATGGGAGTAATCAAGATTTGTGACCCTTTCTCTGCAGCTCCAAACTATACCTACATTCCACAAAGCTGCTCCCAAGGTGCCATCCCAATTGGCGAAACATCAAAA ATACTTGCAAAGTTTACATGCCACAAAGAGAAGACAAGAGAGGAATGCAGAAAAGAGGGAAGATTTATAACAGAATCCTCGTACAACATGGCTCATGCCTATAGCAGATCCATTCAGGACTTGTTGGACATATATCCAGACTTGCAAAGGCTGTCAAATTGCACCTTGGTAAAGAACAAAGTTACTGAAATTGTGGAGCATCAGTGCAGGCCAATAAGAACTTCAACAACATTGTTGTGGTCTTCTATGATATCTCTCTCCATCATCATGGTTATCTTGGTCTTAGCATGGGTAGCGGAGGCTTTTCTCTGCTGGGACAAACCCCTCTCTATATACTCTCACATCtag
- the LOC112800473 gene encoding telomere repeat-binding factor 2 isoform X2, which yields MGAPKQKWTAEEEAALKAGVVKHGAGKWRTILTDPEFSAILRMRSNVDLKDKWRNINVTAIWGSRQKAKLALKKNLPIPKIDCNHMAISTVVQRDEVADYKPLAISGGASQSANSKEHISSNMRFDSGRLDTLILESIIKLKEPKGSDRAAIAAYIEDQYSCPPNLRKLLSAKLKHMVASGKLMKVKHKYRITGNSTISEKRRGSSLLLLEGRPKDSPKSEKTDVSLLSKSQIDAELSKMKGVTAQEAAAAAAKAVAEAEVAIAEAEAAAREAEAAEAEAEAARVFAKAAMKALKCKALHI from the exons ATGGGTGCACCTAAGCAGAAATGGActgcagaagaagaagcagcgctCAAAGCTGGAGTAGTCAAACATGGGGCTGGAAAATGGCGCACAATACTTACAGACCCAGAGTTTAGTGCCATTCTGCGCATGCGATCAAATGTAGATCTCAAG GACAAATGGAGGAATATAAATGTGACAGCAATATGGGGATCCAGGCAGAAAGCAAAGCTTGCCCTAAAAAAGAACCTACCAATTCCCAAAATTGACTGTAACCACATGGCCATAAGTACTGTAGTTCAACGGGATGAAGTTGCTGATTATAAGCCTCTGGCAATTTCTGGTGGAGCATCACAATCTGCTAATTCAAAAGAACACATATCAAG CAATATGCGTTTTGACAGTGGCAGGTTGGATACTCTCATACTAGAGTCCATTATCAAGTTAAAAGAGCCAAAAGGTTCTGACCGGGCTGCCATTGCTGCTTACATAGAG GATCAATACTCATGTCCTCCAAACCTCAGAAAGTTACTGTCAGCAAAACTGAAGCATATGGTAGCAAGTGGCAAGTTAATGAAG GTAAAGCATAAGTACAGAATTACAGGAAATTCAACAATCTCTGAGAAGAGAAGAGGCTCTTCCTTGTTACTTTTGGAAGGAAGGCCAAAAGATTCCCCCAAATCAGAGAAGACTGATGTCAGCCTCCTTTCAAAATCCCAAATTGATGCAGAGCTATCAAAAATGAAAGGTGTGACAGCTCAAGAGGCAGCGGCTGCAGCTGCAAAAGCAGTTGCAGAAGCTGAAGTTGCCATTGCTGAGGCTGAGGCAGCAGCTAGGGAGGCAGAAGCTGCAGAAGCGGAAGCAGAGGCTGCACGGGTATTTGCAAAAGCAGCAATGAAAGCACTAAAATGCAAAGCGCTTCATATCTG A
- the LOC112800473 gene encoding telomere repeat-binding factor 2 isoform X1 — MGAPKQKWTAEEEAALKAGVVKHGAGKWRTILTDPEFSAILRMRSNVDLKDKWRNINVTAIWGSRQKAKLALKKNLPIPKIDCNHMAISTVVQRDEVADYKPLAISGGASQSANSKEHISSSNMRFDSGRLDTLILESIIKLKEPKGSDRAAIAAYIEDQYSCPPNLRKLLSAKLKHMVASGKLMKVKHKYRITGNSTISEKRRGSSLLLLEGRPKDSPKSEKTDVSLLSKSQIDAELSKMKGVTAQEAAAAAAKAVAEAEVAIAEAEAAAREAEAAEAEAEAARVFAKAAMKALKCKALHI; from the exons ATGGGTGCACCTAAGCAGAAATGGActgcagaagaagaagcagcgctCAAAGCTGGAGTAGTCAAACATGGGGCTGGAAAATGGCGCACAATACTTACAGACCCAGAGTTTAGTGCCATTCTGCGCATGCGATCAAATGTAGATCTCAAG GACAAATGGAGGAATATAAATGTGACAGCAATATGGGGATCCAGGCAGAAAGCAAAGCTTGCCCTAAAAAAGAACCTACCAATTCCCAAAATTGACTGTAACCACATGGCCATAAGTACTGTAGTTCAACGGGATGAAGTTGCTGATTATAAGCCTCTGGCAATTTCTGGTGGAGCATCACAATCTGCTAATTCAAAAGAACACATATCAAG CAGCAATATGCGTTTTGACAGTGGCAGGTTGGATACTCTCATACTAGAGTCCATTATCAAGTTAAAAGAGCCAAAAGGTTCTGACCGGGCTGCCATTGCTGCTTACATAGAG GATCAATACTCATGTCCTCCAAACCTCAGAAAGTTACTGTCAGCAAAACTGAAGCATATGGTAGCAAGTGGCAAGTTAATGAAG GTAAAGCATAAGTACAGAATTACAGGAAATTCAACAATCTCTGAGAAGAGAAGAGGCTCTTCCTTGTTACTTTTGGAAGGAAGGCCAAAAGATTCCCCCAAATCAGAGAAGACTGATGTCAGCCTCCTTTCAAAATCCCAAATTGATGCAGAGCTATCAAAAATGAAAGGTGTGACAGCTCAAGAGGCAGCGGCTGCAGCTGCAAAAGCAGTTGCAGAAGCTGAAGTTGCCATTGCTGAGGCTGAGGCAGCAGCTAGGGAGGCAGAAGCTGCAGAAGCGGAAGCAGAGGCTGCACGGGTATTTGCAAAAGCAGCAATGAAAGCACTAAAATGCAAAGCGCTTCATATCTG A
- the LOC112800472 gene encoding ADP-ribosylation factor-like protein 8a has translation MGLWEAFLNWLRSLFFKQEMELSLIGLQNAGKTSLVNVVATGGYSEDMIPTVGFNMRKVTKGNVTIKLWDLGGQPRFRSMWERYCRAVSAIVYVVDAADPDNLSISRSELHDLLSKPSLNGIPLLVLGNKIDKAGALSKQALTDQMDLKSITDREVCCFMISCKNSTNIDSVIDWLVKHSKSKS, from the exons ATGGGGCTGTGGGAAGCTTTTCTCAATTGGCTACGCAG CCTATTCTTCAAGCAGGAAATGGAGCTATCTCTGATAGGACTCCAGAATGCTGGAAAGACTTCCCTTGTAAATGTTGTTGCT ACTGGCGGATATAGTGAGGACATGATTCCCACT GTGGGATTCAATATGAGGAAGGTAACAAAAGGCAATGTTACAATAAAGCTATGGGATCTTGGAGGGCAACCTAGGTTCCGCAGCATGTGGGAACGTTACTGTCGTGCAGTTTCTGCTATTGT TTATGTTGTTGATGCTGCTGATCCAGATAACCTTAGCATATCAAGAAGCGAACTTCATGATTTGCTGAGTAAGCCATCATTGAATGGCATCCCTCTGTTGGTGTTGGGGAATAAGATCGACAAAGCAGGGGCTCTGTCTAAGCAAGCTTTGACTGATCAGAT GGATCTGAAGTCAATCACTGACAGAGAAGTTTGCTGCTTCATGATCTCTTGCAAAAACTCGACGAACATTGATTCTGTTATTGATTGGCTTGTGAAGCATTCCAAGTCAAAGAGCTGA
- the LOC112800473 gene encoding telomere repeat-binding factor 2 isoform X3: MGAPKQKWTAEEEAALKAGVVKHGAGKWRTILTDPEFSAILRMRSNVDLKDKWRNINVTAIWGSRQKAKLALKKNLPIPKIDCNHMAISTVVQRDEVADYKPLAISGGASQSANSKEHISSGRLDTLILESIIKLKEPKGSDRAAIAAYIEDQYSCPPNLRKLLSAKLKHMVASGKLMKVKHKYRITGNSTISEKRRGSSLLLLEGRPKDSPKSEKTDVSLLSKSQIDAELSKMKGVTAQEAAAAAAKAVAEAEVAIAEAEAAAREAEAAEAEAEAARVFAKAAMKALKCKALHI; this comes from the exons ATGGGTGCACCTAAGCAGAAATGGActgcagaagaagaagcagcgctCAAAGCTGGAGTAGTCAAACATGGGGCTGGAAAATGGCGCACAATACTTACAGACCCAGAGTTTAGTGCCATTCTGCGCATGCGATCAAATGTAGATCTCAAG GACAAATGGAGGAATATAAATGTGACAGCAATATGGGGATCCAGGCAGAAAGCAAAGCTTGCCCTAAAAAAGAACCTACCAATTCCCAAAATTGACTGTAACCACATGGCCATAAGTACTGTAGTTCAACGGGATGAAGTTGCTGATTATAAGCCTCTGGCAATTTCTGGTGGAGCATCACAATCTGCTAATTCAAAAGAACACATATCAAG TGGCAGGTTGGATACTCTCATACTAGAGTCCATTATCAAGTTAAAAGAGCCAAAAGGTTCTGACCGGGCTGCCATTGCTGCTTACATAGAG GATCAATACTCATGTCCTCCAAACCTCAGAAAGTTACTGTCAGCAAAACTGAAGCATATGGTAGCAAGTGGCAAGTTAATGAAG GTAAAGCATAAGTACAGAATTACAGGAAATTCAACAATCTCTGAGAAGAGAAGAGGCTCTTCCTTGTTACTTTTGGAAGGAAGGCCAAAAGATTCCCCCAAATCAGAGAAGACTGATGTCAGCCTCCTTTCAAAATCCCAAATTGATGCAGAGCTATCAAAAATGAAAGGTGTGACAGCTCAAGAGGCAGCGGCTGCAGCTGCAAAAGCAGTTGCAGAAGCTGAAGTTGCCATTGCTGAGGCTGAGGCAGCAGCTAGGGAGGCAGAAGCTGCAGAAGCGGAAGCAGAGGCTGCACGGGTATTTGCAAAAGCAGCAATGAAAGCACTAAAATGCAAAGCGCTTCATATCTG A